The DNA segment CATTTCGATTTTAAAAACAAAGATTTGAGATTCGGTTCCGATCCATCTGCGACCGGAACCGGGGTGATTATCCTCTCGGATGAAATTTTTTATGAACTTCCTTGAGGGTTTTGTTAGCCATATGCGTATAGATCTGTGTAGTAGAAATATCGATATGACCCAATAGTTCTTGAACCGATTTGAGATCCGCGTGATTTTCCAAAAGATGAGTCGCAAAAGAGTGTCGTAACGTGTGTGGAGTCACCTTTTTTGCGATCGTGGTTCTTTTGATATAATGATTGAGAAGTCTCCAAACCGATTTGCGATTGATATAAGATCCTTTTTTGGACACAAACAGATATTCGCAGTTTCTGGTTTTGAGAATAAAGGGACGGCTCTGTTTTAGATAACGATTCAGAATGTCCAAAGACTTTTCTCCAAACGGAACGAGTCTTTGTCTTCCACCCTTACCCTCCACCGTGAGGGTCATTCCCTCCAGATCCATATCTCCGAGTTTTAAATTGCAAGCTTCGGAAATCCTGAGTCCGGAAGAATATAATAATTCAAAAATGCATTTGTCTCTCAGTTCGTAGAGATTGTCCTCTTTGATCGTGGAAAAAAGTTCCTCGATCTCTTCCTGAGTCAGATAGTCGGGAATGCTCCGCATCACTTCCGGAGTTTCGATTTTTTCAGTCGGGTTTGTGTCTAGTTTCTTTTCGTCTTTTAAAAACTTATAAAACTGTCGAATCGCCACAACTTCTCTTGCGATCGTCTTAGAGCTGATCTTTCGATCCTTTTCTTCGTTTAAAAACCGCATGATATCGTTCGCCTGGACTTCAAGAAAATCGATATGTTCCTTTTCCAGAAAGTTCTTGAACTTGTTCAGATCGTATCCATAGGAGTAGATCGAGTTGTCACTTAATCCCTTTTCTACAGAGAGATATTCCTGGAAATTTTGAAGTAGGTTGTTATGTGAAGATGTCACTGTTTTTAGTCCCGTCTGAAATGTTTAACAAGTACTAAATCCTTCGGACGTTTCCTCTCAGGAGAATTAAACTTTTTTATGTTGCCTTAGAGCTTTATGGGAAAATTCTAAACGAAACCCCGGACATTTTGCCGCCACTTAGGCGTTTTTTTCTGAAGATGAAAGTAAAAACTTCTGTATTTATGAGACTAAATATCCGATACGTTTCGTTCTCTTTTTTCCTTTTGCTCTGTATAAATTGCTCCTCCCGTGAGGAAATGATATGGGACGCGCGAGATTCCTTATCCAAAGGAAATACCGCAGAAGCGATGCGACTCTACGAACTTGTTTTGAAAAAAAACCCGAAACACATCGAAGCAAATCGTACTCTGGGAATGATTCTTGCTGATAGCGGCCTGGCTCTCAATTCCGCAGCTTTTTATCTGGAAAAAGCGGAATCCCTGCTTCCTGAAGATTCCTCTATTTTACTCTATCTTTTTGAAATTCATTTACAAGAAAAAGACAGAGATAAAACAAAACGAATCTTAGAAAAATTCTCCAAAGGAAAAGACAAAGATATGGAGAATTATGCGGTTTTTCTCAAGGACTGTCTTTTGGAAAAAAGAAAAAATCAAACCGAATTCAATCGAATTCGAAATAGTCCAATCCAAGCAATACTCCCTCCCGCAAGACGGATGTTTTTAAAATGTGAAGTCTCTCTTTATTCCCCTTCTCCATGAAACCCATTTTCTATTTTAAAATCATTTTCTTTCTAATCACCTTTATCTTGTTAGTTGAAGTTTTTCTAAGAATATTTCCTCCCGTCGGACTTATCTATAGATTGAAAGACAAACAGGTTCATTGTATGGAGGAAAAAGAAATTCCGGAAATCATGCTTTGTCCGAATTCGGATACGATTTTGCAGCATCCGGCAGGTTTTACGTTTCGAGTCAGAGTCGACGAATTTGCTGAACGAATCGTGTCCGAAAAAAAACCGTTCGCCGGCTCTAAACCGGAGATTTGGTTGATGGGGGATTCGATCGCATACGGCTTTGGTTTGAACGATGAGGATACGATCGCTTGGAAACTTCAAAAGGAGTTGAGCCCGGCAGGATTGCGGGTTCGGAATCTCGGGGTCGATTCCTTGGGTACGGGTGGAGTTCATAGAAAAATGGAAAGAACTTTGATCTGTAAAGATCCCATTTTCAAAAAAGATTGTATTCTCCCGAAGGCGGTATTTTGGATTTATCATCCCTCGGATCTTCAGGACGTTCAGAGGGAATTTTATCTTAGAAATTCCCTCTCAGGAAGATGGTTTTTTCGAGGTTCCGTCCTTTTGTCAAGATACAGCGCGATTTACAACTATTTTAAAATACGTAGCGAGAATAAAAGATTTGAAACGTTGAGAACACAGGGTCCGGCAGTGATTCCCGAAACGCTTTCCAATACTCCGGACGATCACCCTTCTTTTCAAGAGTTGAGAAAATTTTTCTACGCATGCAAAAAAATGAATATTCCTTTGACCATTGTCTTATATCCGAACGGAACACATTCGCTCACTACTCCCCTTTCTTTTACACCGCTTTTGGATCAAATTATAGCGATAGCCAAAAAAGAAGGGATTGCCGTCTTGGATATAAGATCCGATTTTATCAAACAATACGATTTAGAGAAAACAGATTTTTATCTTCCGAACGACGGACATCCCACTTCTGCTGCCGCGGAGTTAATCGCAAAAAAAATCTTAGAAAGAATTCGATAATGAAAGTCCACTGTAATTTTACTGGAAGACGGACTTCAAGTCCGTCATCAAGACTTTTTACAAAAAAATCCGTCTGTCGGAACAAATAAATTCTTAAAAAATACTCAAAACTGAAAGTAAAAAAACGGCTGACTCACTGTTACGCTGTAAAGAATAAATCCGATGAAGATCATGATTCCCGCCAAGGGATAAACCACCCAAGGTTTTAACTGAATTTTTTCCATCCATTCCTGTTTGTTCTCTTGGAGATAATCCGTTCCGAATAACAACAAGACCGCGAGAATTACCGCGATCGGAACGTGTAGACTTTGTCCGCTATTTTCAAACGCAAAACATCGTTTCATAATCGCAAAACCGAGTTCCAAACTCGTATTGTATCCATACTCGGGAGAAGGTTTGGCTCGAAAGAAAAACATGGAAAAGGAAAAAATCAAAAACGTATAAATGTATTTGATCCATCCCGGAATTTTATCCCATCCCTCTTTGATGTTAGAAAACGAAAAGAAAAAACGTTCCACAACCATTACCGAGGCGTGACAGGCTCCCCATATGATAAAATTCCAATCCGCCCCGTGCCAGATCCCGCTCACAAAAGTCGTGAAAAATACATTGAAATACGCGCGAAAAACACTCACACGGTTTCCACCGAGAGAGATATAGATATAATCCCGGAGCCAGGATGAGAATGAGATATGCCATCTGCGCCAGAGTTCGGTGATCGTCTGAGCGAGGAAGGGTCTTGTAAAGTTTTCCGGAATTCTGTATCCCATGATTCTTCCGGTTCCGATGGCGACGTCCGAATACCCTGAAAAGTCGCAATAGATCTGAAAGGAAAACAAAAACGCACTCACCATAAGCGAAATCGAATCGTATCCTCCCGGATTTGCAAAAACCGGATCGATGGTTTGGGAAATCGGATCGGCTACGAATGTTTTTTTAAACAATCCCCATGCCAACTGACGAATCCCCGGAAGCAGGTTTTCTTTTTGATAGGTATAATTCTCCAAAAACTGATGGAGCATATCCTGAGCTCGAATGATCGGCCCCGCGACCAACTGGGGAAAAAAAGATAAAAAAAGACCGAATTGAAATAGACTCTTTGCCTGAGGAACGGTGCCTCGATACACGTCCACCGCATAGGAAATCGCTTGGAGCGTAAAAAAGGAGATTCCCATCGGAAGTAAGGCTCCGGTCAAAGGAACGTATAAGGAATCGCAAGGACCGACATTTACGAGAACGTTCCAAGCCTGGATCGAAAAATCCAAATACTTGAACGAATAGAGAAGAATGAGGTTTCCCCAGACCGCAAGATTCAAAAACAAAAGTTTAAAAAACTTGGTTTGAGAGGATTCCATTCCCTTGACGGCATAATACGTCAAAACGATGGAATAGATTAGAAGAAGAACAAAAGGAATTTTGAATATAGCATAGAAATATAAACTGACTACCAACAACCAGAATCTTTGAAACCGCGCCGGAAGCCAGAAATAAATCAGAATGACAACCGGTGCAAAGATGAGATACTGAACCGAATTAAAAAGCATGATTCTTTTCCAATTCCTTGAGTTGTTTGATCACAGCCCGTTTTGCCCAATTATTTCCGGGAACCGTCAAGTGTCCGTCTTCCGGAATAAAGTAGTCTCTGATTCCGGAATACTTTTTTCCTTTCGGGGTATCGATGATCTCTCCGCACATCTCGGAAGTTTCTTTTCTGAGTTTGAGAACGGGTATTCCCTTTTTTTCAAAGTATGCGGAAGCGCGTAAAACGTAGTTTTCCAAAGGATGATACTTGCCTCGATTTCTGCAAAAGATCTCTTCCACTTGGATCGGTATAAATACTACAATCAGCTTGATTCCTTGGGATCTTGTGTATTCCACCATTTCATCATATGCGTTTTGTGTGATTCTGGGAAGTGGTTCCAAAGAGGAAATAATCGGCTCTTTTTCCTGACAGGAAAAATAATCCGGAATCGGTTCCGGACAAAATTGTTTTTTGTATTCGAACTGGCTCATGTTCGACGGATTGGGCTCGGTTATTCCATTCTTCTTTTTGAATGTTTCTGCGG comes from the Leptospira sp. WS92.C1 genome and includes:
- the xerD gene encoding site-specific tyrosine recombinase XerD, which gives rise to MTSSHNNLLQNFQEYLSVEKGLSDNSIYSYGYDLNKFKNFLEKEHIDFLEVQANDIMRFLNEEKDRKISSKTIAREVVAIRQFYKFLKDEKKLDTNPTEKIETPEVMRSIPDYLTQEEIEELFSTIKEDNLYELRDKCIFELLYSSGLRISEACNLKLGDMDLEGMTLTVEGKGGRQRLVPFGEKSLDILNRYLKQSRPFILKTRNCEYLFVSKKGSYINRKSVWRLLNHYIKRTTIAKKVTPHTLRHSFATHLLENHADLKSVQELLGHIDISTTQIYTHMANKTLKEVHKKFHPRG
- a CDS encoding SGNH/GDSL hydrolase family protein — encoded protein: MKPIFYFKIIFFLITFILLVEVFLRIFPPVGLIYRLKDKQVHCMEEKEIPEIMLCPNSDTILQHPAGFTFRVRVDEFAERIVSEKKPFAGSKPEIWLMGDSIAYGFGLNDEDTIAWKLQKELSPAGLRVRNLGVDSLGTGGVHRKMERTLICKDPIFKKDCILPKAVFWIYHPSDLQDVQREFYLRNSLSGRWFFRGSVLLSRYSAIYNYFKIRSENKRFETLRTQGPAVIPETLSNTPDDHPSFQELRKFFYACKKMNIPLTIVLYPNGTHSLTTPLSFTPLLDQIIAIAKKEGIAVLDIRSDFIKQYDLEKTDFYLPNDGHPTSAAAELIAKKILERIR
- a CDS encoding MBOAT family protein translates to MLFNSVQYLIFAPVVILIYFWLPARFQRFWLLVVSLYFYAIFKIPFVLLLIYSIVLTYYAVKGMESSQTKFFKLLFLNLAVWGNLILLYSFKYLDFSIQAWNVLVNVGPCDSLYVPLTGALLPMGISFFTLQAISYAVDVYRGTVPQAKSLFQFGLFLSFFPQLVAGPIIRAQDMLHQFLENYTYQKENLLPGIRQLAWGLFKKTFVADPISQTIDPVFANPGGYDSISLMVSAFLFSFQIYCDFSGYSDVAIGTGRIMGYRIPENFTRPFLAQTITELWRRWHISFSSWLRDYIYISLGGNRVSVFRAYFNVFFTTFVSGIWHGADWNFIIWGACHASVMVVERFFFSFSNIKEGWDKIPGWIKYIYTFLIFSFSMFFFRAKPSPEYGYNTSLELGFAIMKRCFAFENSGQSLHVPIAVILAVLLLFGTDYLQENKQEWMEKIQLKPWVVYPLAGIMIFIGFILYSVTVSQPFFYFQF